The following are from one region of the Falco cherrug isolate bFalChe1 chromosome 19, bFalChe1.pri, whole genome shotgun sequence genome:
- the ZBTB7B gene encoding LOW QUALITY PROTEIN: zinc finger and BTB domain-containing protein 7B (The sequence of the model RefSeq protein was modified relative to this genomic sequence to represent the inferred CDS: inserted 2 bases in 1 codon; deleted 1 base in 1 codon), protein MMASPEDDLIGIPFPEHSSELLSCLNEQRQLGLLCDVTIKTQGLEYRTHRAVLAASSRYFKKLFAGPGPGQEVCELDFVGPEALGALLEFAYTATLTISSANMGEVLRAARLLEIPCVIAACVEILQGSGLEAPGPDDSDCERARRYLEAFAALPEGEAPAPPPPPPRXARRSKKTRKFLQARGARLNNHTEEPPAEAEACGSPPPPPPAALATPPEGLPLPYDSFELPEEEELPPHPFPFPYQPPLSPEEAASDEDAIDPDLMAYLSSLHHESLAPGLDTPDKLVRKRRSQMPQECPVCHKVIHGAGKLPRHMRTHTGEKPFACQVCGVRFTRNDKLKIHMRKHTGERPYSCQHCSARFLHSYDLKNHMHLHTGARPYECYLCHKAFAKDDHLQRHLKGQNCLEVRTRRRRRDEPPPPPTGPPGLDLSNGRLEGLRLSIARYWGPGQPEEEEDEPEGEEGPQPDGTVPVETV, encoded by the exons ATGATGGCCAGCCCAGAGGACGACCTCATCGGTATCCCCTTCCCCGAGCACAGCAGCgagctgctgagctgcctgaATGAGCAgcggcagctggggctgctctgcgATGTCACCATCAAGACGCAGGGCCTGGAGTATCGCACCCACCGCGCCGTCCTGGCCGCTTCCAGCCGCTACTTCAAGAAGCTTTTTGCTGGACCAGGACCGGGGCAGGAGGTCTGCGAGCTGGACTTTGTGGGGCCAGAGGCACTGGGCGCGCTGCTGGAGTTTGCCTACACGGCCACGCTCACCATCAGCAGTGCCAACATGGGCGAGGTGCTGCGCGCCGCCCGGCTGCTGGAGATCCCCTGCGTGATAGCCGCCTGCGTGGAGATCCTGCAGGGCAGCGGGCTGGAGGCACCCGGCCCCGATGACAGCGACTGCGAGCGTGCCCGCCGCTACCTGGAGGCTTTTGCTGCCCTCCCCGAGGGCGAAGCGCccgccccgccaccccccccgccccg tgcccgccgcaGCAAGAAGACCCGCAAGTTTCTGCAAGCCCGTGGCGCCCGGCTCAACAACCACACCGAGGAGCCGCCCGCCGAGGCCGAAGCTTGCGGCagccccccgccaccccccccagccgcccTCGCCACCCCT CCCgaggggctgcccctgccttACGACAGCTTCGAGCTGCCCGAGGAAGAGGAGCTGCCCCCGcaccccttccccttcccctacCAGCCCCCCCTGTCCCCCGAGGAGGCTGCCTCCGACGAGGACGCCATCGACCCTGATCTGATGGCGTACCTGAGCTCGCTGCACCACGAGTCGCTGGCGCCTGGGCTGGATACGCCCGACAAGCTGGTGCGCAAGCGCCGCTCGCAGATGCCCCAGGAGTGCCCCGTCTGCCACAAGGTCATCCACGGCGCCGGCAAGCTGCCCCGCCACATGCGCACGCACACAGGCGAGAAGCCCTTCGCCTGCCAGGTCTGCGGGGTCCGCTTCACACG GAATGACAAGCTGAAGATCCACATGCGTAAGCACACGGGGGAGCGGCCCTactcctgccagcactgcagcgCCCGCTTCCTGCACAGCTACGACCTGAAGAACCACATGCACCTGCACACGGGCGCGCGGCCCTACGAGTGCTACCTCTGCCACAAGGCCTTCGCCAAGGACGACCACCTCCAGCGGCACCTCAAGGGCCAGAACTGCCTAGAGGTGCGGACCCGCCGTCGACGCCGCGacgagccgccgccgccgcccacCGGCCCTCCTGGCCTTGACCTCTCCAATGGGCGGCTGGAGGGGCTGCGCCTCTCCATCGCCCGCTACTGGGGTCCGGGGCagccggaggaggaggaggatgagccGGAGGGTGAGGAAGGGCCACAGCCGGACGGCACCGTGCCGGTGGAGACGGTGTAG
- the LOC129734223 gene encoding spidroin-2-like yields the protein MAEKVPGQWGPGAVLLGTGRARHGCFGTGREAARDAGIAWALHRPRCRWDGMGRAVRFGSPRPGRVRPTPHGGGARQPDVPLPGPGAGEGFGSERGHDGGGRGLWCQCGAGGQGAGAGGLAGPVAACPRCRCQGWHWGRCGSCSHLRRHGRAACTQPPAWLSCAVGTGSHTGHQHRDRLGPQHSDPLAQCPWLPCPRGAQGTWEPRALRVAPRVPGAGWWWEARVVPRGSLPGTVGHGGSVYPFLSSNHFLSFLLAVSSSFKERDRFPQPPPLQHWDPQHARSMCPLQRHQPGWPPAHRFPARWAERLRSPPPHSHATPPHHGTRRWYRRCSPLALGWVMGAWVMGGAGAWLHTWVPFPAPEGRGAPRGKGPGATRSMMAGASLPFLGDSFSPVRL from the coding sequence ATGGCGGAGAAGGTGCCGGGGCAGTGGGGACCCGGCGCGGTGCTGCTGGGCACGGGGAGAGCCAGGCATGGCTGTTTTGGCACCGGCCGGGAGGCTGCCCGGGATGCTGGCATCGCCTGGGCCCTGCACCGCCCTCGCTGCcggtgggacgggatgggacgggcagTGAGGTTCGGGTCACCACGGCCTGGCAGAGTGAGACCCACACCCCACGGCGGTGGTGCCAGGCAGCCGGACGTGCCTCTGCCTGGCCCAGGCGCTGGGGAAGGTTTTGGCAGCGAGAGGGGCCATGAtggcggcgggagggggctgTGGTGCCAGTGTGGGGctggcgggcagggggctggcgcTGGGGGCTTGGCTGGGCCGGTGGCTGCTTGTCCCCGCTGCAGGTGCCAGGGTTGGCACTGGGGACGCTGCGGGTCCTGCAGCCACCTGCGCCGCCATGGCAGGGCCGCCTGCACCCAGCCTCCAGCCTGGCTATCGTGCGCGGTTGGCACCGGCAGCCACACCGGGCACCAGCACAGAGACCGACTTGGGCCACAGCACTCAGACCCCCTGGCTCAGTGCCCATGGCTGCCGTGCCCGCGAGGTGCTCAAGGCACCTGGGAACCGAGAGCTCTCCGGGTGGCACCACGGGTGCCAGGAGCCGGATGGTGGTGGGAGGCCAGGGTGGTGCCGCGGGGCTCGCTCCCTGGCACCGTGGGGCATGGGGGCTCTGTTtatccttttctctcttcaaaCCATTTCCTTTCGTTTCTGCTcgctgtttcttcttctttcaaaGAGCGGGACCGCTTCCCCCAGCCGCCTCCCCTCCAGCACTGGGACCCCCAGCATGCCCGCAGCATGTGCCCACTTCAGCgccaccagcctggctggcccccagcccaccgcTTTCCCGCCAGGTGGGCAGAGAGGCTgcgcagccccccaccccacagccatgCCACCCCCCCACACCATGGCACCCGGCGCTGGTACCGCCGCTGCTCCCCGCTGGCTTTGGGCTGGGTGATGGGGGCGTGGGTGATGGGGGGAGCTGGTGCATGGCTGCATACCTGGgtccccttcccagctcccgAAGGGCGAGGGGCCCCGCGGGGCAAGGGGCCGGGGGCCACCAGGTCGATGATGGCTGGTGCTTCGCTCCCCTTCCTGGGTGACTCATTCTCCCCGGTGCGGCTGTGA
- the DCST2 gene encoding DC-STAMP domain-containing protein 2 yields the protein MWLGRALRALQGRHSRDKSPARLSKGRQPQPPEEESEGRQLARSTGGFLLGMFLASLYGALVLLAQGHNVWFCLVSTSILGAVLGLGMAFSGTMRLTVLLSLPHIFTREGKMLMLVLALGMAMQGPCANILQNFSRAAESLSCGAELALNQTAERLQRAKEPLMDVLAKIKDIAQKAKVVGDHVRKFFRAIMDSVSHIARALRNVWLWLANMSRVCNRELGTPYNRCLRLFDNAKDNCERTIPLLFFLCYIIVTFRTLCGLATFALIFCVIPEYIQTFLQRQIADPLKNALDRVRQEFEFNISAVHHFNVSLTASKSLGEVALDIMEGVHTQLEPTRKVLGIFTHISICAIIYLYIKALRYRRRYLQDETFDNVYITRRFVEMDLLRAEQGRPTVLPLRGRERRRYIPPAAPWLSWKEQRQYGMQLAGVLRHMLLGISIILADFGLFWLLDLIRHQLEGEIVARAPAVMGVNVNGTGYTSDIFRDLVSAFGALQQGNVSVLSQRCVLQPVEPDYITYLSMGLLYGACFFIAVFGGHMARLRRVVCATYYPSREQERIAFLHSTILARRAGLVRALRQAITQRTGDDGQGNLLLFLISRMPILARLARFLGIQQKRCLACGMAEQPDFIACITMGCKGLYCRECYQTLRNICTLCMGPLTYRDTGDEERDSSDEETVGLWLGAVQALRGQEQGRLLKQSIREVAEGQGGGRRLPSELVARLRAQLKEEESEKSDGDSSGPDSEDSSFSSLDFSYQDQSESSENELEEVMTEQPPSREGRAR from the exons ATGTGGCTGGGCAGAGCCCTGAGAGCCCTGCAGGGGCGGCACAGCCGCGATAAGAGCCCGGCACGGCTTTccaagggcaggcagccccagccgccGGAGGAGGAGAGTGAGGGGCGGCAGCTGGCCCGCAGCACCGGCGGCTTCTTGCTGGGCATGTTCCTGGCCAGCCTCTACGGggctctggtgctgctggcGCAGGGCCACAACGTCTGGTTCTGCCTGGTCAGCACCAGCATCCTGggtgcagtgctggggctgggcatgGCCTTCTCTGGCACCATGCGGCTCACCGTGCTGCTGTCGCTGCCCCACATCTTCACCA gggaggggaagatgCTGATGCTGGTGCTGGCGCTGGGCATGGCCATGCAGGGCCCCTGCGCCAACATCCTGCAAAACTTCTCCCGGGCCGCCGAGTCGCTGTCATGCGGGGCCGAGCTCGCCCTCAACCAGACGGCCGAACGGCTGCAACGCGCCAAGGAGCCGCTGATGG ACGTGCTGGCCAAAATCAAGGACATTGCCCAGAAAGCCAAGGTGGTGGGTGACCACGTCCGCAAATTCTTCCGTGCCATCATGGACTCTGTTAGCCACATCG CCCGAGCCCTGCGCAACGTCTGGCTGTGGCTGGCCAACATGAGCAGGGTGTGCAATCGGGAGCTGGGCACGCCGTACAACCGCTGCCTGCGCCTCTTCGACAACGCCAAGGACAACTGCGAGCGTACCAtccccctcctcttcttcctctgctacATCATCGTCACCTTCAGGACCCTCTGTGGTCTGGCCACCT TTGCCCTCATCTTCTGTGTCATCCCGGAGTACATCCAgaccttcctccagaggcaaATTGCAGACC CCCTCAAGAATGCTCTGGACCGCGTCCGCCAGGAGTTTGAATTCAACATCTCGGCTGTGCACCACTTCAATGTCAGCCTCACTGCCAGCAAGAGCCTGGGGGAGGTGGCCTTGGACATCATGGAGGGCGTGCACACACAGCTGGAGCCCACCCGCAAGGTCCTGGGGATCTTCACGCACATCTCCATCTGTGCCATCATCTACCTCTACATCAA GGCGCTGCGGTACCGTCGCCGGTACCTGCAGGACGAGACCTTCGACAACGTTTACATCACGCGGCGCTTTGTGGAGATGGACCTGCTGCGGGCGGAGCAGGGCAGACCCACCGTGCTGCCCCTGAGAGGCCGGGAGAGAAGACGCTACATCCCCCCAG CTGCGCCGTGGCTGTCGTGGAAGGAGCAGCGCCAGTATGGGATGCAGCTGGCGGGGGTCCTGCGCCATATGCTGCTGGGGATCAGCATCATCCTGGCTGACTTCGGCCTCTTCTGGCTGCTCGACCTGATCCGGCACCAGCTGGAGGGGGAGATTGTCGCCAGGG CACCAGCGGTGATGGGTGTCAACGTCAACGGGACGGGCTACACCAGTGACATCTTCCGGGACTTGGTCTCTGCCTTCGGCGCACTGCAGCAGGGCAACGTCTCGGTGCTCTCCCAGCGCTGCGTCCTCCAGCCGGTGGAGCCCGACTACATCACCTACCTCAGCATGG GACTCCTGTATGGTGCCTGCTTCTTCATTGCTGTCTTTGGCGGCCACATGGCACGGCTGCGCCGGGTGGTGTGTGCCACCTACTACCCAAGCCGTGAGCAG GAGCGCATAGCCTTCCTCCATAGCACCATCCTGGCACGGCGGGCAGGGCTGGTACGCGCCCTGCGCCAAGCCATCACGCAGCGCACGGGTGATGATGGGCAAGGCAacctgctcctcttcctcatctccAG GATGCCTATCCTCGCCCGGCTGGCACGGTTCCTGGGCATCCAGCAGAAACGCTGCCTGGCCTGCGGCATGGCGGAGCAGCCGGACTTCATCGCCTGCATCACGATGGGCTGCAAAG ggcTGTACTGCCGCGAGTGCTACCAAACCCTGCGCAACATCTGCACCCTCTGCATGGGTCCCCTGACCTACCGGGACACAGGGGACGAGGAGAG ggacTCCAGCGATGAGGAGACGGtggggctgtggctgggtgCCGTGCAGGCGCTGCGGGGACAGGAGCAAGGACGGCTGCTGAAGCAGAGCATCCGTGAGGTGGCGGAGGGCCAGGGTGGCGGCCGGCGGCTGCCCTCCGAGCTGGTGGCCCGGCTGCGAGCCcagctgaaggaggaggaaagtgaGAAGAGCGATGGGGACAGCAGCGGGCCGGACAGTGAGGACAGCTCATTCTCCAG CCTGGACTTCAGCTACCAGGACCAGTCTGAGAGCAGTGAGAATGAGCTGGAGGAGGTGATGACCGAGCAGCCAcccagcagggagggcagggccCGGTGA